The DNA sequence AAAGAAAAAAGAGATCTATGGAAACCTTACCCCTTGGCAAAGAGTACAACTATCTCGTCATCCCGATCGTCCTTATGCTTTAGACCATATTAATGGCATTGCTGATAAAGGTAGTTTTCTAGAACTTCATGGAGACAGAAATTTCGCTGATGATCCGGCTTTAATTGGTGGACTAGCTACATTGGATGGTCATAAAGTAATGATCATAGGAACCCAAAAAGGGAGAACGACAAAAGAAAGACAATACAGAAGATTTGGAATGCCAAATCCTGAAGGATATAGAAAAGCTTTAAGGCTAATGAAATTGGCTGAAAAATTCCATATTCCTGTTGTAACTTTAGTTGACACCCCTGGAGCATATCCCGGATTAGAGGCTGAAGAGAGAGGACAAGGAGAGGCCATTGCAAGAAACATCTTTGAAATGGTTCAGCTTAAAACTCCTATTTTCACTTATATTATTGGTGAAGGAGCTAGTGGTGGAGCTTTAGGAATCGGTGTAGGAAATAAAGTATATATGTTAGAAAACACATGGTATACCGTAATTGCACCTGAAAGCTGTTCATCGATATTATGGAGAAACTGGGATCATAAAGAAGATGCAGCTAATGCATTAAACCTTACTCCAAAGGATGCTTTAAGAGAAAAATTCATTGATGGTATTATAGAGGAACCTCTTGGAGGTGCTCATTATGATCCGGAAACTGCTTATTTGAATTTAAAGAGTTCTATCTTACAAAATATCAAAGCTTTCTCTAAGTTCACAGGACAAGAATTAGAAACCCAGCGACAAGAAAAGTTTATCGCAATGGGACAATTTAAAGGATAAAAGAAAAAGGTTAAGAGAAAACTCTTAACCTTTTTTATTTTTTTAATACATAAACAACACCCTACTCAGATACATTCAATTCTAATTCAATATCCTTATTTATTCTTTTTAGTGATGAGTATTTTGCATCACATACCATTGTAGTCAAGACATATTCTCCTTTATCGATTAGAATAAAATTTTGTCCTTTTGCAGGAACACTAAGATTATAGTATTTCTTTCCACTAATTTTCACAATCAGATTACAACTGGATCTGTTTTTAATATTAATATATGCCTCTTTTAGATTATCGTCATTACTAAAAATATGAGTCAACATTGCAGCTGTTCTTTTACTTTCTTCACTTGGCTCAGATTTCTTGCTACTACTATTATTACTATTGCTTAAACTTGTATTACTATTGCTTACACTTGCATAGTTCACTTTCTTCTCAATCGCAGCAGGCGAAGAGTTTACAGCCATTGTTTTAGCATTGTTTAATTCATTGTTTTTAACAATTTTTTCAATCTTCTCTTTACTAATAGGTTTAATAGTAGGCTTAGCTTCCGGAGAATTATCAGCCATAATGATCTCGATCAGCTTTCTTTTAAAATAATCTGTTTTTGCATGGTTAGGATTCTGCTTTAAAAAGCCAGCAATAATCCGTGCCTCCTTCGTGCTTTCTGCATCCTGCTCGGTATAGATGATAAGTGTTTCCTTTTCCACCACAGCTTTAGATTTGGTCTTTTTCTTTTTTTGGGAAAAGCCTAATGTAAAAATGCATAAAATATAAGGAGAAATTTTTTTTTCATTAACTAAATATTTAAAAATTATGAACTAACAAAATAACGTGAAAAGTCATTTTTTAGTTTATCATTAAAATCATTATCTTTGCAGTGCTCAAAAATAAACTAAAAAATCAAAACTAAATCTTAATAAAAAAAATAATAGATATTATGTCTTATACACCAGCTGCTGCAGACGTAGCAAAATTAAGAAACCAAACAGGTGCAGGTATGATGGACTGCAAAAAAGCTTTAGTTGAAGCTGAAGGAGATTTCGAAAAAGCGGTAGATATCCTTAGAAAAAAAGGACAAAAAGTTGCTGCTAATAGAGCTGATAGAGAGTCTAGTGAAGGGGCAGTTATCGCAAGAGTAAATGAAGATAACACTTTAGGTGTTGTTATTTCTTTAAACTGTGAAACTGATTTCGTTGCTAAAAACGAAGCATTCATTGAGCTTGCTTATGAATTAGCTGAAATGGCTATTTTTGCTGCTACTAAAGAAGAACTTCTTGCTACTGACTTCCACGGAATCACTGTTGCTGAGAAACTTATCGAACAAACAGGGGTTATCGGTGAAAAGATCGAAATCGGTTCTTTCGAAAGAATTCAGGGTCCATTCTTAGGGGCTTATATCCACGCAGGAAATAAAATTGCTGCAATCACTTCTCTTTCTTCTAAAGTAGATGGAGCTAATGAAGCTGCTAAAGCTGTTTCTATGCAGGTTGCTGCAATGAACCCTATCGCTCTAGACGAAACTAAGGTTTCTCAGGAAACTATCGATAAAGAATTAGAGATCGAAAGAGAACTTCTTACTAAAGAAGGTAAGCCTGAAAATATTATTGATAATATTCTAAAAGGTAAAATGCAGAAATTCTACAAAGAAAATACATTGGTACACCAGGCTTTTATTAAAGACGGAAGCCAATCGGTTGCTGACTATGTAAAATCTGTAAATGCAGACTTAAAAGTTACAGGATTTGTAAGAGTAAGCTTAAGCTAATTCGACATTTCAAAAAGAACATAAATCCCGATGAAAATTTTCGTCGGGATTTTTATTATACCTAAGACTTAAATAAATAATGTTTAAAACTTTGCCATTACAAAAAATGGAAAGAAGCCTGAAACAAAATTATAACTTTTATATCCCATTTCCATTTTAATAAAGAATTAAGGATTATTTTTTTATTTTCACTTGTAAATTATTAATAATATATCAAATATTATTTTAAATTTGTAGAAATCCTAATTCCCAAGTTTATGAAAAGATTTCTACTTAGTTTAGTATTGCTTTTTTTTACAATTAATACTCTTTTTGCTCAAAGAGATACCGAGCACTGGATAGCACCTTTTTATGCTAACGCCAATGTTGGCACATATACCAACGCACTTTATCTCTCTACAGACTCAGTGACTCCTTTTGATGTAAAAGTTTACAATAACAATGCTTTAGTGACCACTATTACAATCAGCAAGGGAGATCCAAAGGTCTATACACTGACTGATAATGGCTTAATTTCCGCCAGTACAACTGCAGATGGTTTTAAAGTTATTACCAAAGGATTATATCTTAAAGCAGACAAACCCTATTATTGTAGTTTAAGATTGGCACAGACTGCACATGGTGAAATCATTACAAGTAAAGGAAAAGCAGGTATTGGAAAGGAATTTTTTGTAGCAGCCAGCCCAAATACCTCAACCAATACACTCTATAATTTTACCGCAGGGGTCCTTGCCACAGAGGATAATACAACAGTAACCGTTTCCTGGAATGGTACAGGTGTAACATTTTTTGGAGGAACCGCCACTGGTAATTCACACACTTTTACTTTAAATAAGGGAGAATCCTTTTTATTTGCAGGTGATGGAGGAGTCAGCGCCAACCTTACCGGATTTATTGGTGCTAAAATTGTGGCCGACAAGCCTATTTCTCTAACCAATGGAAGTTGTAACGGGAATTTTGGAATTGGCGGATCAGATGGATCAGACTCTATTCTTGATCAATCAGTTCCAGTTGAAAGGTTGGGTAATACCTTTGCTATGGTCAAAACCAAATCGACTGTTCCCAGTGAAAATATGGAAGGCGGAATTATTATTGCAGTAGAAGATAACACAGACATATTCTTAAATGGCTCTTCAACAGCTGCTGCGACCATAAATGCAGGACAATGGTACAGGATTAACGAAACCGACTATGTCGTACAGACTGGTGCCGGAACGCATTCAAACATGTTCATTTCCACCTCCAAAAAAGTCTATTTATATCAATTTATAGGTGTAGGAGATAGTAATGCAACCTGTGGTTTCAACTATATACCTCCACTCAACTGTTTCTTACCAAGAAAAATTGATGAGATTGGAAAAATTAATGAAATGCCAAGCATCTCATCCCCTATTTCACTAAAATTAAATATCCTGACAGAGACTGGTGCAACAGTCTTAGTAAATGGAGTAGCTCCTACAGCAGCACAGGGACCTTATCCTCTAACAGGAAACACCCAATGGCAAACTTATGCTATTGACGGAATTTCGGGAAATATATCGATAACCTCTACAAAGGCGGTAACCGCTGGAGTTAATGGCGGATTTAACACCGCGGGATATGGAGGATATTTTGCTGGATTCTCATCTGTTCCTGTAATTTCTAAAAAAACTGGCGAATGTATCCCGGGTATTGTACTAGAAGTTGATGACGGATATGAAACCTATCAATGGTACTTGAATGGTGTTGCAATTCCTGGGGCTACAACGAACACCTATACTCCTACACAAGCCGGAAATTACACCGTAACGGTAGGAATGGGAACATGTAATCCGGTAACCACACCAATATATAAGGTTTTTAACTGTATTAAAAATACAACGAGCAACATCAATGCGTGTGCTACTAAAGTTATCACTCCTCATTTTTCTAGCTCAACACAAACTCCGGTTCCTAGTACTGTGTCTATCTTAACAGCACCTACCCATGGAACAGCTGTATTAAATCCTTCAACAGGTGTAATAACTTATACTCCAGTACCTGGCTATTTAGGCCCAGACGTCATTGTTTACACGTTCTGTGGAAACGCTCCTGAATTTATTGACTGCGAAACAGTAACTTTAAATCTAACGGTAGTTCCTTTTATTGTAAAGGATGCCACATTGGAAGCATGTCAATATGAAGATAAAGCTTATTTCAATTTAACGACAGCTAATGTTATTGACCTCAACCCAGTAGGTAAAAAGTTCTATCCAACTTTAGCTGATCTGAATGCAAATACCAATGAAATCACAACACCTCAAAATTATGGTTCTGCCGGAGGCGTGGTTTATGTTAAAATAACCAGTACTGAAGGATGTACAGGAATTGCAAAAATTACATTAATCGCGAAACCCATTAAAAAATCTCCGATACTGCTTGATAAGTATATTTGTATAGATGCAAGAACTAACCTGGATGCCGGCCCTGGATATGATTCATATCAATGGAATACAGGAGCTACTACACAAGCTATTGAAGGTGTTGGAGTGGGTGAATACACCGTTATTCTTGGGAAAGACGGATGTTTTGTAACGCAGACCGTAAAAGTATTTAAAAACCCGGATCCGGTTATTACTGAAATCGAAATTTCCAATACTACAGCAACAGTCCATGTAAGTGGAGGAACACAGCCCTATAAATATGCTGTAGATGGAACTGCAAACTGGCAGGATTCTAACGTATTCACAAACCTCACTAGAGGTCAGCATATTTTCTATGTAAAAGATGTCAATAACTGCGCTCCAATATCAGTGGAAATTACAGTACCTAATCTTATTAATGCAATCACCCCGAACGGTGACAACATTAATGATTATATAGATTATAGCGAACTTTCATATAAAGAAAACCTCAGCTTTGTTATTTATGACAGATATGGTAACAAAGTATTCACCGGAGATAAATTCAACAACTACAAATGGGATGGGAAACATTTCGACAAGAAAATTCTCACCGGAACTTATTGGTATCATATTAATTGGAATGAACCCAATAAGGATAAAACACCTATAAAATATACGGGTTGGATTTTAGTAAAAAACAGAAATTAGTATTAAATAATTATTAAATTATTAAACCACGATTATAAAATCGTGGTTTTTTATTGTTATAATACTATTATTTTAAAAAAGATATTAAATAATCTACTATTTTTGTATAAATTATAATTCCCTATACCATGAAAAAAATCATTTTTAGTTTTCTACTGGTCTTTTTTATAATTAATACACTTTTTGCACAACGGGATACTGATCACTGGATAGCACCATATTACAGCACTATTGAAGGATATAATAATGCTTTATATTTATCCACAGATTCCGTAAATCCATTTGAAGTTAAAGTCTACAATAACAATTCTGTTATTGGAACAGTTATCATAAGTAAGGGAAACCCACAAACATATACGCTTAACAATAGTCTAATAGTAGCTTCTAATCCAAATGATGGCTTTAAAGTTATTAATAAAGGACTATACCTTAAAGCAGATAAACGTTTTTACTGCAGTTTAAGAATGGCACAAAGTGCACATGGTGAAATCATTACAAGTAAAGGGAAAGCAGGTATTGGAAAGGAATTTTTTGTAGCATCCAGTCCAAATACTTCCAACAGTGCAATTTACAATTTCACAGCTGGTATTCTTGCCACAGAGGATAATACAACAGTAACCGTTTCATGGAATGGCACAGGCTTAGTTTTTTATGGAGGAGCATCTATCGGAAACTCCCATACTATCACTTTGAATAAAGGACAATCATTTTTATTTGCTGGCTCGGGAAGCACGAGTGCAAATCTTACCGGATTTATTGGAGCTAAGATTGTTGCCAACAAACCAGTTTGTCTCACCAATGGAAGCTGCAACGGAAATTTTGGAATATTAAGTTCAGGAGGATCAGACCCTATTCTTGACCAATCTGTACCAACGGAAAGACTGGGTAGTACCTTTGCCATGGTTAAAACCAAATCTACTTCTCCAGCTCAAAATATGGAAGGTGGAATTATTATTGCAGTAGAAGATAACACAGACATATTCTTAAATGGCTCCACAACGGCTGCTGCAACCATAAATGCAGGACAATGGTACAGGATTAACGAAGCCGACTATGTCGTACAGACTGGTGCCGGAACACATTCAAATATGTTTATTTCCACCTCCAAAAAAGTCTATTTATATCAATTTATAGGTGTAGGAGATAGTAATGCAACCTGTGGTTTCAACTATATACCTCCACTCAACTGTTTCTTACCAAGAAAAATTGATGAGATTGGAAAAATTAATGAAATGCCAAGCATCTCATCCCCTATTTCTCTAAAATTAAATATCCTGACAGAGACTGGTGCAACAGTCTCTGTAAATGGAGTAGTTCCTACAGCAGCACAAGGCCCCTATCCTTTAACAGGGAATACCCAATGGCAAACTTATGCTATTGACGGAATTTCCGGGAATGTGTCCATTACCTCTACAAAAGCTGTAACTGCAGGAATCAATGGAGGATATAGCACTGCAGGATATGGAGGATATTTCGCTGGATTCTCATCTGTTCCTGTCATCACAAAAAAAGCAGGTGAGTGCGTTCCTGGTATCGTACTCGAAGTTGATGACGGATATGAAGCATATCAATGGCATTTAAATGGCACTCCCATAGCTGGAGCTACAACTAGTACTCACACCCCACTTCAACCAGGAAATTATACAGTCTATGTAACTATGGGTAGCTGCCCAATAACCACACCGATATATAAAGTTTTTAACTGTATTAAAAATACAACTACCAGTATTAATATCTGTGCTCCTAAAATTATCACTCCTCATTTTTCTAGCTCAACACAAACTCCCGTTCCTAGTACTGTATCTATCTTAACAGCACCTACTCATGGAACAGCTGTACTAAATCCTTCAACAGGTGTAATTACTTATACACCAGTATCCGGCTATTTTGGTCCAGACGTCATTGTTTACACATTTTGTGGAAACGCTCCTGAATTTATTG is a window from the Chryseobacterium sp. T16E-39 genome containing:
- the tsf gene encoding translation elongation factor Ts → MSYTPAAADVAKLRNQTGAGMMDCKKALVEAEGDFEKAVDILRKKGQKVAANRADRESSEGAVIARVNEDNTLGVVISLNCETDFVAKNEAFIELAYELAEMAIFAATKEELLATDFHGITVAEKLIEQTGVIGEKIEIGSFERIQGPFLGAYIHAGNKIAAITSLSSKVDGANEAAKAVSMQVAAMNPIALDETKVSQETIDKELEIERELLTKEGKPENIIDNILKGKMQKFYKENTLVHQAFIKDGSQSVADYVKSVNADLKVTGFVRVSLS
- a CDS encoding acetyl-CoA carboxylase carboxyltransferase subunit alpha, with translation MEYLSFELPIKELMDQYQTCSLVGEESGVDVKLACSQIEDKIIEKKKEIYGNLTPWQRVQLSRHPDRPYALDHINGIADKGSFLELHGDRNFADDPALIGGLATLDGHKVMIIGTQKGRTTKERQYRRFGMPNPEGYRKALRLMKLAEKFHIPVVTLVDTPGAYPGLEAEERGQGEAIARNIFEMVQLKTPIFTYIIGEGASGGALGIGVGNKVYMLENTWYTVIAPESCSSILWRNWDHKEDAANALNLTPKDALREKFIDGIIEEPLGGAHYDPETAYLNLKSSILQNIKAFSKFTGQELETQRQEKFIAMGQFKG
- a CDS encoding gliding motility-associated C-terminal domain-containing protein; protein product: MKRFLLSLVLLFFTINTLFAQRDTEHWIAPFYANANVGTYTNALYLSTDSVTPFDVKVYNNNALVTTITISKGDPKVYTLTDNGLISASTTADGFKVITKGLYLKADKPYYCSLRLAQTAHGEIITSKGKAGIGKEFFVAASPNTSTNTLYNFTAGVLATEDNTTVTVSWNGTGVTFFGGTATGNSHTFTLNKGESFLFAGDGGVSANLTGFIGAKIVADKPISLTNGSCNGNFGIGGSDGSDSILDQSVPVERLGNTFAMVKTKSTVPSENMEGGIIIAVEDNTDIFLNGSSTAAATINAGQWYRINETDYVVQTGAGTHSNMFISTSKKVYLYQFIGVGDSNATCGFNYIPPLNCFLPRKIDEIGKINEMPSISSPISLKLNILTETGATVLVNGVAPTAAQGPYPLTGNTQWQTYAIDGISGNISITSTKAVTAGVNGGFNTAGYGGYFAGFSSVPVISKKTGECIPGIVLEVDDGYETYQWYLNGVAIPGATTNTYTPTQAGNYTVTVGMGTCNPVTTPIYKVFNCIKNTTSNINACATKVITPHFSSSTQTPVPSTVSILTAPTHGTAVLNPSTGVITYTPVPGYLGPDVIVYTFCGNAPEFIDCETVTLNLTVVPFIVKDATLEACQYEDKAYFNLTTANVIDLNPVGKKFYPTLADLNANTNEITTPQNYGSAGGVVYVKITSTEGCTGIAKITLIAKPIKKSPILLDKYICIDARTNLDAGPGYDSYQWNTGATTQAIEGVGVGEYTVILGKDGCFVTQTVKVFKNPDPVITEIEISNTTATVHVSGGTQPYKYAVDGTANWQDSNVFTNLTRGQHIFYVKDVNNCAPISVEITVPNLINAITPNGDNINDYIDYSELSYKENLSFVIYDRYGNKVFTGDKFNNYKWDGKHFDKKILTGTYWYHINWNEPNKDKTPIKYTGWILVKNRN
- a CDS encoding DUF6759 domain-containing protein, which translates into the protein MEKETLIIYTEQDAESTKEARIIAGFLKQNPNHAKTDYFKRKLIEIIMADNSPEAKPTIKPISKEKIEKIVKNNELNNAKTMAVNSSPAAIEKKVNYASVSNSNTSLSNSNNSSSKKSEPSEESKRTAAMLTHIFSNDDNLKEAYINIKNRSSCNLIVKISGKKYYNLSVPAKGQNFILIDKGEYVLTTMVCDAKYSSLKRINKDIELELNVSE
- a CDS encoding gliding motility-associated C-terminal domain-containing protein → MKKIIFSFLLVFFIINTLFAQRDTDHWIAPYYSTIEGYNNALYLSTDSVNPFEVKVYNNNSVIGTVIISKGNPQTYTLNNSLIVASNPNDGFKVINKGLYLKADKRFYCSLRMAQSAHGEIITSKGKAGIGKEFFVASSPNTSNSAIYNFTAGILATEDNTTVTVSWNGTGLVFYGGASIGNSHTITLNKGQSFLFAGSGSTSANLTGFIGAKIVANKPVCLTNGSCNGNFGILSSGGSDPILDQSVPTERLGSTFAMVKTKSTSPAQNMEGGIIIAVEDNTDIFLNGSTTAAATINAGQWYRINEADYVVQTGAGTHSNMFISTSKKVYLYQFIGVGDSNATCGFNYIPPLNCFLPRKIDEIGKINEMPSISSPISLKLNILTETGATVSVNGVVPTAAQGPYPLTGNTQWQTYAIDGISGNVSITSTKAVTAGINGGYSTAGYGGYFAGFSSVPVITKKAGECVPGIVLEVDDGYEAYQWHLNGTPIAGATTSTHTPLQPGNYTVYVTMGSCPITTPIYKVFNCIKNTTTSINICAPKIITPHFSSSTQTPVPSTVSILTAPTHGTAVLNPSTGVITYTPVSGYFGPDVIVYTFCGNAPEFIDCETVTLNLMVVPFIVKDATLEACQYEDKAYFNLTTANVIDFPQAIKKFYPTLADLNANTNEITTPQNYGSAGGMVYVKITTTEGCTGIAKITLIAKPIKKSPILLDKYICIDSRTNLDAGPGYDSYQWNTGATTPSIEGVGVGEYTVILGKDGCFVTQTVRVFKNPDPVITQIEISNTTATVHVSGGTPPYKYDVDGTANWQDSNVFTNLTRGQHTFYVKDTNNCAPISVEITVLNLVNAITPNDDGHNDYIDYSALAYKSNLSFVIYDRYGNKVFTGDKFNNYKWDGKHFDKKIATGTYWYHINWNEPNKDKTQATYTGWILVKNRN